A portion of the Cryptomeria japonica chromosome 5, Sugi_1.0, whole genome shotgun sequence genome contains these proteins:
- the LOC131876257 gene encoding probable disease resistance protein At4g14610, with the protein MLWLTVSQNPSFNTIRDDLMKQITTQVNERLDSREEGHVKTSLNESMRKHKFALFLDDIWETSAALLLEELCVPHSPHHKYNIIIATSITSNVLSQLGVQPSSLIKMQDLTEDNSWRLFSFYAFPHNDEIFHMSIDQERATIVGKLMLSYDALAGVVGYGISLQLCFLCLAGFSKGHVYSNDVIDYWIREGLVAERDPL; encoded by the exons ATGCTTTGGCTTACTGTTTCACAGAATCCATCTTTCAATACTATTCGAGATGATCTTATGAAACAAATAACTACTCAAGTAAATGAAAGATTGGACAGTAGAGAGGAAGGCCATGTGAAAACTTCATTGAATGAATCCATGAGAAAGCACAAATTTGCTCTATTTTTAGATGATATTTGGGAAACAAGTGCAGCCTTGCTATTAGAGGAGCTATGTGTGCCTCACTCTCCACACCACAAGTATAACATCATCATTGCCACTTCCATAACTAGCAATGTGCTCTCACAATTGGGTGTTCAACCTTCATCgctcatcaaaatgcaagatttgactGAGGATAATAGTTGGAGATTGTTTTCTTTCTATGCTTTTCCACACAATGATGAAATTTTTCACATGAGCATTGACCAAGAAAGAGCGACAATTGTTGGCAA GTTGATGCTAAGCTATGATGCTTTGGCCGGCGTGGTTGGCTATGGAATTTCCTTGCAGTTGTGCTTCCTCTGCCTTGCTGGTTTCTCAAAAGGTCATGTTTATTCTAATGATGTCATTGACTACTGGATTAGAGAAGGGTTGGTGGCCGAGAGGGATCCTCTTTAA